From one Triticum aestivum cultivar Chinese Spring chromosome 4B, IWGSC CS RefSeq v2.1, whole genome shotgun sequence genomic stretch:
- the LOC123092698 gene encoding transcription factor bHLH30, which produces MGAHGDRRRHRREEVGVLLDEEEEELEHHARACGGATSGLVDQELGGCQEGGGGMVFEASSSVGSVSATMGPPPIMCWPPPAPSLSPQEPLHGAIHHHHNIGIGGQGPFFPLLPPLPPQPPPPPPFLADLYARRALQFAYDHSGGASSSSDPLGFGAGLYMGHHGSPVHGMMMAPPFGASPFSDFGRMTAQEIMDAKALAASKSHSEAERRRRERINSHLARLRSLLPNTTKTDKASLLAEVIQHVKELKRQTSEIREEACPLPTEADELTVDASSDEDGRLLVRASLCCDDRPDLLPDLIRALKALRLRALKAEITTLGGRVKNVLVVTEDDSIACDGDQQDEDGNMQAPMSPQHAVASIQEALRAVMERTSSSSGAEDSGGSASGGLKRQRTTSLSAILENRSI; this is translated from the exons ATGGGTGCTCACGgagatcgccgccgccaccgccgcgaagAGGTGGGGGTGCTattggacgaagaggaggaggaactcGAGCACCACGCCAGGGCTTGCGGTGGCGCCACGAGTGGGCTGGTGGATCAAGAATTGGGTGGCTGCCAAGAAGGTGGAGGGGGCATGGTGTTTGAagctagcagtagcgtggggaGCGTGAGTGCGACCATGGGCCCGCCCCCGATCATGTGCTGGCCGCCGCCGGCCCCGTCGCTGTCGCCGCAGGAGCCACTCCACGGCgcgatccaccaccaccacaacatAGGCATCGGCGGCCAGGGCCCCTTCTTCCCGTTGCTGCCGCCGCTGCCCCCgcagccacctccgccgccgcccttctTAGCCGACTTGTACGCCCGGCGCGCGCTCCAGTTCGCCTACGACCACTCGGGCGGCGCGTCGTCCTCGTCCGACCCGCTCGGCTTCGGCGCCGGGCTCTACATGGGGCACCACGGCTCCCCCGTCCACGGGATGATGATGGCCCCGCCCTTCGGCGCGTCGCCGTTCAGCGACTTCGGCCGGATGACCGCGCAGGAGATCATGGACGCCAAGGCGCTGGCCGCGTCCAAGAGCCACAGCGAGGCCGAGCGTCGCCGCCGCGAGCGCATCAACTCGCACCTGGCCCGCCTCCGCAGCCTCCTCCCCAACACAACCAAG ACGGACAAGGCGTCGCTGCTGGCGGAGGTGATCCAGCACGTCAAGGAGCTCAAGCGGCAGACGTCGGAGATCAGGGAGGAGGCGTGCCCGCTCCCCACCGAGGCCGACGAGCTCACCGTCGATGCCTCCAGCGACGAGGACGGCCGCCTGCTCGTGCGCGCCTCGCTCTGCTGCGACGACCGCCCCGACCTCCTGCCGGACCTCATCCGCGCGCTCAAGGCGCTCCGCCTGCGCGCGCTCAAGGCCGAGATCACCACCCTCGGCGGCCGCGTCAAGAACGTGCTCGTCGTCACTGAGGACGACAGCATCGCGTGCGACGGGGACCAGCAGGACGAGGACGGGAACATGCAGGCGCCCATGTCGCCGCAGCACGCCGTCGCGTCCATCCAGGAGGCGCTCAGGGCGGTCATGGAGCgcacgtcgtcgtcgtccggcgccGAGGACTCCGGGGGCTCGGCCAGCGGCGGGCTCAAGCGGCAGCGCACCACCAGCCTCTCGGCGATCCTAGAGAACAGGTCCATCTAG